The Mycetohabitans endofungorum genome contains a region encoding:
- a CDS encoding efflux RND transporter permease subunit, which yields MAKFFIDRPIFAWVIAIILMLAGVVSIFQLPVAQYPTIAPPAIQVSANYPGASAKTVENTVTQVIEQQMSGLDHLLYLSSTSDDSGSATITLTFAPGTDPDIAQVQVQNKLQLATPLLPQVVQQLGTKVTKSSSSFLLVMAFVSKDGGMSKYDLANYVASKVQDPISRIDGVGTVTLFGSQYAMRIWLDPTKLTNYSLTPIDVQQALLTQNVQVAGGQLGGTPAKPGQMLQATITEATLLNTPEQFGNILLKVNPDGSRVRLKDVARVELGGENYNFDTKYNGQPTAGFGIQLATGANALATAKAVRQKIDELSKYFPQGLVVEYPYDTTPFVKLSIEEVVKTLLEGIVLVFLVMYLFLQNLRATVIPTIAVPVVLLGTFAIMNAAGFSINVLSMFGLVLAIGLLVDDAIVVVENVERVMAEEGLSPREATRKAMGQITGALIGVALVLSAVFVPVALSSGSVGAIYRQFSLTIVSAMVLSVLVALILTPALCATILKPIPAGHHEAKTGFFGWFNRTFDRSRDKYHDGVQHVIRRSGRWLMIYLAVIVAVGLLFMRLPTSFLPDEDQGTMFVLVQAPSGSTQERTAKVLQDVQHYLLQDEKDIVESVFTVNGFSFAGRGQNSGLVFVRMKDYSQRLASNQKVQALVQRTSAHFASYKDAMVIPVNPPSIPELGTASGFDFELQDRGGLGHEKLMEARNQLLGMAAKDPTLALVRPNGLNDMPQFKINIDREKAQALGVSASSIDQTFSIAWASQYVNNFLDTDGRIKKVYLQSDAPFRMNPEDLANWYVRSASGTMVPFTSIATGNWTFGSPKLERYNGISAVEIQGQAAPGKSTGQAMAAMEAIAAKLPAGIGFEWTGLSFQERQSGSQAPILYGISILVVFLCLAALYESWSIPFAVILVVPLGVIGALLAVTLRGLENDVFFQVGLLTTVGLSAKNAILIVEFARELQQKEGMSARAAAMKAARLRLRPILMTSLAFILGVFPLAVSNGAGSGSQHAIGTGVIGGMLTATFLAIFMIPMFYVVIRDRFGSDNKPAGEPTPSRIEGNGSNQQGH from the coding sequence ATGGCCAAATTCTTTATTGATCGCCCGATCTTTGCTTGGGTGATCGCGATTATTTTGATGCTGGCAGGGGTCGTGTCGATCTTCCAGTTGCCAGTCGCGCAGTATCCAACGATTGCGCCGCCGGCGATTCAGGTCAGCGCGAACTATCCGGGCGCATCCGCGAAAACGGTTGAGAATACCGTCACGCAGGTCATCGAGCAGCAAATGAGTGGGCTGGACCACTTGCTGTATCTGTCATCTACCAGCGACGACTCCGGTAGCGCGACGATCACGCTCACGTTTGCACCAGGCACGGATCCGGACATTGCACAGGTCCAGGTGCAAAACAAGCTGCAGCTGGCTACGCCACTGCTGCCACAAGTGGTGCAGCAGCTCGGCACAAAGGTGACGAAATCGAGCAGCAGTTTCCTGCTGGTCATGGCGTTCGTGTCGAAAGACGGCGGCATGTCGAAGTACGACCTCGCAAACTATGTTGCCTCGAAAGTGCAGGATCCGATCAGCCGGATCGATGGCGTTGGCACGGTCACGCTGTTCGGTTCACAGTATGCGATGCGCATCTGGCTCGATCCGACTAAGTTGACGAACTACAGCCTGACGCCGATCGACGTACAGCAGGCGTTGCTGACGCAAAACGTACAGGTCGCTGGCGGCCAGCTTGGCGGCACGCCTGCGAAGCCCGGGCAGATGTTGCAGGCAACCATCACGGAGGCCACGCTGCTTAATACGCCGGAGCAATTTGGCAACATTTTATTAAAAGTGAACCCAGACGGTTCACGCGTGCGGTTGAAGGACGTCGCACGCGTGGAGCTTGGCGGTGAGAACTACAATTTCGATACCAAGTACAATGGTCAGCCGACGGCGGGCTTCGGCATTCAGCTGGCCACTGGCGCGAACGCGCTGGCCACGGCCAAGGCGGTGCGCCAGAAGATCGACGAGTTGTCGAAGTACTTCCCGCAGGGGCTGGTCGTCGAATACCCGTATGACACGACGCCGTTCGTGAAGCTGTCGATCGAGGAAGTGGTCAAGACGCTGCTCGAGGGCATCGTGCTGGTGTTCTTGGTCATGTACCTGTTCCTACAGAATCTACGCGCGACTGTAATCCCGACGATCGCGGTGCCGGTGGTGCTGCTCGGCACGTTCGCGATCATGAACGCAGCGGGCTTCTCGATCAACGTGCTATCGATGTTCGGCCTGGTGTTGGCGATCGGATTGCTGGTGGACGATGCGATCGTGGTGGTAGAAAACGTCGAGCGGGTGATGGCCGAGGAGGGCCTGTCGCCACGCGAGGCGACGCGCAAGGCAATGGGGCAGATCACCGGCGCGCTGATTGGCGTGGCGCTCGTGTTGTCGGCCGTGTTCGTGCCGGTGGCGCTGTCCAGTGGCTCAGTGGGCGCGATTTACCGGCAGTTCTCGCTGACCATCGTCTCCGCGATGGTGCTGTCGGTGCTGGTCGCGTTGATCCTGACGCCGGCGCTGTGCGCGACGATCCTCAAGCCGATTCCGGCCGGCCATCACGAGGCGAAGACCGGCTTTTTCGGCTGGTTCAACCGCACGTTCGACCGCAGCCGCGACAAGTACCACGACGGCGTGCAGCATGTTATCCGACGCTCCGGCCGCTGGCTAATGATCTACTTGGCCGTGATCGTTGCAGTGGGGCTGCTGTTTATGCGGCTGCCGACTTCGTTCCTGCCCGATGAGGACCAGGGCACGATGTTTGTGCTGGTGCAGGCGCCGTCCGGCTCCACGCAGGAGCGTACCGCCAAGGTGCTGCAAGACGTGCAGCACTACCTGCTGCAGGACGAAAAGGATATCGTCGAGTCGGTGTTCACTGTTAACGGCTTCAGCTTCGCGGGCCGCGGGCAAAACTCCGGGCTGGTCTTCGTCCGCATGAAGGACTACTCGCAGCGCCTTGCGTCGAATCAGAAGGTACAGGCGCTGGTGCAGCGCACGTCCGCTCACTTCGCGTCGTATAAGGATGCGATGGTGATTCCGGTCAATCCGCCGTCGATTCCGGAACTTGGCACCGCATCGGGCTTTGATTTTGAGCTGCAGGATCGGGGCGGGCTTGGCCACGAGAAACTGATGGAGGCGCGCAACCAGTTGCTTGGCATGGCCGCGAAGGATCCAACGCTCGCGCTGGTGCGTCCGAACGGGCTGAACGACATGCCGCAGTTCAAGATCAACATTGATCGTGAAAAGGCGCAGGCGCTGGGCGTGTCTGCATCTTCGATCGACCAGACGTTCTCGATCGCGTGGGCATCGCAGTACGTCAACAACTTCCTCGACACCGATGGCCGGATCAAGAAAGTGTATTTGCAGTCGGATGCGCCGTTCCGGATGAATCCGGAGGACTTGGCGAACTGGTACGTGCGCAGCGCGTCGGGCACGATGGTGCCGTTCACGTCAATCGCCACCGGTAACTGGACCTTCGGCTCGCCAAAGCTGGAGCGCTACAACGGCATCTCGGCAGTCGAGATCCAGGGCCAGGCTGCACCGGGCAAATCCACCGGCCAGGCGATGGCGGCGATGGAGGCGATTGCCGCGAAGCTGCCCGCCGGCATCGGCTTCGAATGGACCGGTTTGTCGTTCCAGGAGCGCCAGTCGGGGTCGCAGGCGCCGATCCTGTACGGGATCTCGATCCTTGTCGTGTTCCTGTGCCTGGCGGCGCTGTACGAAAGCTGGTCGATCCCGTTCGCCGTGATCCTGGTTGTGCCACTTGGGGTGATCGGCGCCCTGTTGGCGGTGACGTTGCGCGGGCTGGAAAACGACGTGTTCTTCCAGGTGGGTCTGTTGACCACGGTGGGCTTGTCCGCGAAGAACGCGATCTTAATTGTCGAATTTGCCCGCGAGCTGCAGCAGAAGGAAGGCATGAGCGCGAGGGCCGCGGCGATGAAAGCGGCGCGCCTGCGGTTGCGTCCGATCCTGATGACCTCGCTAGCGTTCATCCTCGGCGTGTTCCCACTCGCAGTGAGCAACGGCGCGGGTTCGGGCAGCCAGCACGCGATTGGCACGGGCGTGATCGGCGGGATGCTGACCGCAACGTTCCTGGCGATTTTCATGATCCCCATGTTCTATGTTGTGATCCGCGATCGTTTTGGCTCGGACAACAAGCCGGCGGGTGAGCCGACGCCGTCACGCATCGAAGGTAACGGCTCGAACCAGCAAGGGCATTGA
- a CDS encoding efflux transporter outer membrane subunit: MSKLPIAVAVAALVSACTFQPKYERPAPPVASTFPQSGVYATQPRVAPGQQGANGVAAADIGWRELFNDPRLQRLIELSLHNNRDLAVAVLKVQQAAAQYRVTRADLLPTLDAVGSETKTRTPRNLSSFDRTISNQYSVGLSASWEIDFWGRLRSLKDQALAQYLATAQARKAAEILLVSQVADQYLTVLAADEQLALTQRTLDTANASYNLAKLQFDTGIGSELDLRQSQGIVEQARANLQAQQRVRAQAENALVLLVGQPLPEDLPAGLPLNAQSLLADIPAGLPSDLLTRRPDVMEAEQRLLAANANIGAARAAFFPNISLTGNFGTLSPTLGGLFKPGSAAWGFTPKIDLPIFEGGLNVANLQLADVGKKIAIAQYEKAIQTAFREVADGLAARGTYDQQIQSLDRYVASQQRRLELSELRYRNGVDSYLNVLTAQTDLYGAQQSLISARLNRLTNLVDLYQCLGGGWLQHTGDTPRPADAAAALGAASTPVTVSASDG; encoded by the coding sequence ATGAGCAAGCTTCCCATCGCCGTGGCCGTTGCCGCGCTGGTATCGGCGTGCACATTCCAGCCGAAGTACGAGCGCCCAGCGCCGCCCGTTGCGTCGACGTTTCCGCAGAGCGGTGTCTATGCGACGCAGCCGCGTGTAGCGCCTGGCCAGCAGGGCGCCAACGGTGTGGCCGCTGCTGATATCGGCTGGCGCGAGTTGTTCAACGATCCGCGCTTGCAGCGACTGATTGAGTTGTCGCTGCACAACAACCGGGATCTCGCGGTCGCGGTCTTGAAGGTGCAGCAGGCCGCCGCGCAGTATCGCGTGACCCGCGCGGACCTGCTTCCAACACTGGACGCGGTAGGCAGCGAGACCAAGACGCGTACGCCGAGGAATTTGTCGTCCTTTGATCGCACGATCAGCAACCAGTATTCGGTTGGTTTGTCGGCGTCATGGGAGATCGACTTCTGGGGCCGCTTGCGTAGCCTAAAGGATCAGGCGCTCGCACAGTACCTGGCGACCGCCCAGGCGCGTAAAGCTGCTGAGATCCTGCTGGTGTCGCAGGTTGCTGACCAATACCTGACGGTATTGGCCGCGGACGAGCAACTCGCGCTCACGCAGCGCACGCTTGATACCGCGAACGCATCGTATAACCTGGCGAAACTGCAGTTCGACACCGGTATCGGCTCCGAACTCGATCTGCGTCAGTCGCAGGGGATCGTCGAGCAGGCGCGTGCCAACCTGCAGGCGCAGCAGCGCGTGCGCGCGCAGGCCGAAAATGCCCTCGTGCTGCTGGTCGGCCAGCCGCTGCCGGAAGACCTGCCGGCCGGCCTGCCGCTGAACGCACAGAGTCTGCTCGCGGACATCCCGGCCGGGCTGCCGTCAGATCTGCTCACGCGCCGTCCGGACGTGATGGAGGCCGAACAGAGGTTGCTGGCGGCCAATGCAAATATCGGCGCCGCGCGTGCCGCGTTCTTCCCGAATATCTCGTTGACCGGCAACTTCGGTACGCTGTCGCCGACACTGGGTGGGCTGTTCAAGCCGGGATCGGCTGCCTGGGGATTTACGCCGAAGATCGATTTGCCGATTTTCGAGGGTGGGTTGAACGTCGCGAATCTGCAATTGGCCGACGTCGGCAAAAAAATTGCGATCGCGCAGTACGAGAAGGCGATCCAAACTGCATTTCGCGAAGTGGCCGATGGCCTGGCCGCGCGCGGCACGTATGATCAGCAAATCCAGTCGCTGGACCGCTATGTGGCCTCGCAGCAACGGCGGCTTGAGCTGTCCGAGTTGCGTTATCGCAATGGCGTTGACAGCTATCTGAATGTGCTGACTGCACAAACCGACCTCTATGGCGCTCAGCAGTCGCTAATTTCGGCGCGGTTGAACCGGCTGACGAATCTCGTCGACCTATATCAATGCCTCGGCGGTGGTTGGCTGCAGCACACCGGCGATACCCCGCGGCCGGCTGACGCGGCGGCGGCGTTGGGTGCGGCGAGCACGCCAGTGACGGTGTCAGCGAGCGACGGTTAA
- a CDS encoding MFS transporter, which translates to MSAGLNPHQRWLALMILCLGVLMIVLDTTIVNVALPSIRADLGFTETTLVWVVNAYMLTFGGFLLLGGRLGDLYGHRRVFLAGITFFTLASLACGLSTTQHALVAARAVQGLGGAVVSAVSLSLIMNLFTEAGERARAMGVYGFVCAGGGSIGVLLGGLLTSVLSWHWIFLVNLPIGIAVYGLCAVWLPSRRADALPARVDIGGAITVTASLMLAVYAIVNGNQAGWLSHTTLGLIALAVALLIGFIVVEARVRAPLMPLGLFRLRNIAVANLVAVLWAAAMFAWFFLSALYMQRVLGYNPLEVGLAFLPGNLIMAFFSLGLSARLIMRFGIRRPLGVGLLAAALGLALFARAPVDGGFLLDVLPGMALLGLGAGIAFNPLLLAAMGEVDPSESGLASGVVNTAFMMGGALGLAVLASVAAARTDALAASGTVAQAALNAGYHVAFGIGALFALLAGVLGSTLLRVKSPAPDVQSALTD; encoded by the coding sequence ATGAGCGCCGGCCTGAACCCCCACCAACGCTGGCTTGCGTTGATGATACTCTGTCTCGGCGTGCTAATGATCGTGCTCGACACGACGATCGTCAACGTCGCCCTGCCGTCGATCCGTGCCGATCTCGGCTTTACGGAAACCACACTGGTGTGGGTCGTCAACGCCTACATGCTGACCTTCGGTGGTTTCCTGCTGCTGGGCGGACGGCTCGGCGACCTATACGGTCACCGCCGCGTATTCCTGGCCGGCATCACATTCTTCACACTCGCGTCGCTTGCGTGCGGGCTGTCGACGACGCAGCACGCGCTGGTCGCCGCGCGAGCGGTGCAAGGCCTGGGCGGGGCGGTGGTGTCCGCGGTGTCGCTGTCGCTAATCATGAACCTGTTTACCGAAGCGGGCGAGCGCGCGCGCGCGATGGGAGTGTACGGCTTTGTATGCGCCGGCGGTGGCAGCATTGGCGTGCTGCTTGGTGGCTTGCTGACAAGCGTGTTGAGCTGGCACTGGATTTTTCTGGTCAATCTACCGATCGGCATCGCGGTCTATGGGCTGTGCGCGGTATGGCTGCCATCGCGCCGCGCCGACGCGCTGCCGGCACGCGTGGACATCGGCGGCGCCATCACCGTGACCGCCTCGCTGATGTTGGCCGTCTACGCGATCGTGAACGGTAACCAGGCCGGTTGGTTGTCGCACACGACGCTCGGGTTGATCGCATTGGCCGTTGCACTACTTATCGGTTTCATTGTCGTCGAGGCGCGGGTGCGCGCGCCGCTGATGCCGCTCGGGTTGTTCCGCCTGCGCAACATCGCAGTCGCGAATCTGGTCGCCGTGTTGTGGGCCGCAGCCATGTTCGCCTGGTTCTTCCTCTCCGCGCTATATATGCAGCGCGTGCTCGGCTATAACCCACTCGAGGTGGGGCTCGCGTTCCTGCCGGGGAACCTGATCATGGCGTTTTTCTCGCTGGGGTTGTCAGCCCGGCTGATCATGCGCTTCGGAATCCGCCGTCCGCTCGGCGTCGGCTTGCTGGCTGCGGCGCTTGGATTGGCGCTGTTTGCACGCGCGCCGGTGGACGGCGGCTTCCTGCTGGACGTGCTGCCCGGCATGGCGCTGTTGGGCTTGGGCGCGGGCATTGCGTTCAATCCGTTGCTATTGGCCGCAATGGGCGAAGTGGATCCATCCGAATCGGGGCTCGCGTCCGGCGTGGTCAATACGGCGTTCATGATGGGGGGCGCGCTGGGACTGGCCGTGCTGGCCAGCGTCGCGGCGGCACGTACCGACGCGCTGGCCGCGTCCGGCACCGTGGCGCAGGCTGCGCTCAACGCCGGGTATCACGTCGCGTTTGGCATCGGTGCATTATTTGCGTTGTTGGCCGGCGTGCTTGGCTCCACACTGCTGCGCGTCAAGTCGCCCGCGCCCGACGTCCAGTCGGCGCTGACCGATTGA
- a CDS encoding metal ABC transporter permease, which translates to MFEYEFMINAFAASGIVAIVAGIVGFFLVMRQQTFAGHALSHVGFTGATGAALLGVSPLWGMIGFTVAAGIAMGALGERLSGRDVAIGITLSLSLGAGLLFLHFFTAYATQVTTLLFGNVLGVSTSVLASLAWLALLALTALAAIARPLIFSSLQPELAEAKGVSLRAVSVLFLAVVAIAVAQCTQIVGVLLVFTLMVGPAAAAQNLTTRIGAGVACAALLALAQAWSGITLAFYTDWPTSFWITSLSAIAYGASLLVRWRRPL; encoded by the coding sequence ATGTTTGAATACGAGTTCATGATCAACGCGTTCGCGGCGTCCGGTATCGTCGCGATCGTCGCCGGCATCGTCGGCTTCTTTCTGGTGATGCGCCAGCAGACCTTTGCGGGACATGCGCTGTCGCATGTCGGCTTCACCGGCGCCACCGGCGCCGCGCTGCTCGGCGTCTCGCCGCTGTGGGGCATGATCGGCTTCACGGTCGCGGCCGGCATTGCGATGGGCGCACTCGGCGAACGCCTGTCTGGACGCGACGTCGCCATCGGTATCACGCTGTCGTTGTCGCTCGGCGCCGGCTTGCTGTTCCTGCATTTCTTCACTGCCTATGCGACGCAGGTCACCACGCTGTTGTTCGGCAACGTGCTGGGCGTGAGCACCAGCGTGCTGGCATCGCTCGCCTGGCTGGCGCTGCTGGCCCTTACCGCGTTAGCGGCAATCGCACGGCCGCTGATTTTCTCGAGCCTGCAGCCCGAGTTAGCTGAGGCCAAAGGCGTGTCGCTGCGCGCCGTATCGGTGCTGTTCCTGGCGGTTGTCGCCATCGCGGTCGCGCAATGCACACAAATCGTCGGCGTGCTGCTCGTATTCACGCTAATGGTAGGGCCGGCCGCTGCCGCGCAGAATCTCACCACGCGGATCGGCGCCGGCGTCGCGTGTGCGGCCCTGCTTGCGCTCGCGCAGGCATGGAGCGGCATCACGCTGGCGTTCTACACCGACTGGCCGACGAGCTTCTGGATCACCTCGCTGTCCGCCATCGCGTACGGCGCCAGCCTGTTGGTACGGTGGCGGCGCCCGCTGTAA
- a CDS encoding metal ABC transporter ATP-binding protein, translated as MTAPAIELDRVTLELGPRRLLDDVSFTVDNGEFIGVLGPNGAGKTTLMRALLGLVPPSRGTLRVLGQPVTRGNAAIGYMPQVRSTPAARRLSGRDFVACAVNGHRWGITLARSRTRRAVDDALAIVGASALADRPLAELSGGERQRLLLAQCLLGQPRLLLLDEPLISLDPNHQAGVIELVRRVQRQLGITVLFSAHELNPLLNAIDRVLYLGNGRAALGTVDEVITPPVLSRLYGAPIDVMRLAGRIFVMSGGVEIEKRDHAHEDDGGHSHSHSHSHSHSHSHQHSAASDPGSDHLSMARQPDHPLARRGTHDV; from the coding sequence ATGACTGCCCCGGCGATCGAGCTGGATCGTGTCACGCTCGAATTGGGCCCACGCCGCCTGCTCGACGATGTCAGCTTCACGGTGGACAACGGCGAGTTCATCGGCGTACTGGGTCCCAACGGTGCCGGCAAAACCACGCTAATGCGTGCGCTGCTCGGGCTAGTGCCCCCCTCCCGCGGCACGCTACGCGTGCTCGGGCAGCCCGTCACGCGCGGCAATGCCGCGATCGGCTACATGCCGCAGGTGCGCAGCACACCGGCGGCGCGGCGCCTGTCCGGCCGGGACTTTGTAGCATGCGCGGTCAACGGGCACCGCTGGGGAATCACGCTGGCCCGCAGCCGCACCCGCCGAGCGGTGGACGACGCACTGGCGATCGTCGGCGCGTCGGCGCTGGCTGATCGGCCCCTCGCCGAACTGTCGGGCGGCGAACGCCAGCGCCTGCTGCTCGCGCAATGCCTGCTCGGCCAGCCCCGATTACTATTGCTGGATGAACCGCTGATCAGCTTGGATCCGAACCACCAAGCCGGCGTCATCGAGTTGGTGCGGCGGGTACAGCGCCAATTGGGCATCACCGTGCTGTTCAGCGCCCATGAACTCAATCCACTACTCAACGCGATCGACCGCGTGCTCTACCTGGGCAACGGCCGCGCCGCGCTCGGCACCGTCGACGAGGTCATCACGCCACCGGTACTGTCACGGTTATATGGCGCGCCGATCGACGTCATGCGACTTGCCGGACGGATCTTTGTGATGTCCGGCGGCGTGGAAATCGAGAAGCGCGATCACGCGCACGAAGATGACGGCGGCCACAGCCACAGCCACAGCCACAGCCACAGCCACAGCCACAGCCATCAGCATAGCGCTGCGTCGGACCCTGGCTCTGATCACCTGTCGATGGCACGCCAGCCCGACCACCCCCTCGCGCGCCGCGGAACACACGATGTTTGA
- a CDS encoding metal ABC transporter solute-binding protein: MLYHLFSCDDASTPAPGRCRSGPFVDPGPPRRGPIRSRLMKRLVATVATSIALCLPLLTAAPARAAASQTIQVVAAENFYGELVQALGGPHVSVTSILSNPEQDPHLFEASPKTARALASAQLVVYNGANYDPWLPKLLAGARANRQARTEIVAAELVGKKPGDNPHLWYLPATMPAVARAVSAFLVQADPAHKADYAIRLTQFIDSLKPIDEKIAALKQRYQGAPVTATEPVFGYMAEAIGLTMRNERFQLAAMNETEPSAADVAAFERDLRTQQVKVLIYNSQASDTSTQRMLKIAQQSHVPTVHVTETEPDGKTYRQWMLEQLDALEKALQGQAQ, encoded by the coding sequence ATGTTATATCATCTATTCTCGTGCGATGACGCCAGCACGCCCGCGCCCGGTCGCTGTCGGAGCGGGCCTTTCGTCGATCCCGGTCCGCCGCGTCGCGGACCTATCCGGAGCCGTTTGATGAAACGCCTTGTCGCAACCGTTGCCACATCGATCGCCCTGTGCCTGCCGCTATTGACCGCCGCACCCGCACGCGCTGCGGCCTCCCAGACGATTCAAGTCGTCGCAGCCGAAAACTTCTATGGCGAACTGGTCCAGGCGCTGGGCGGCCCGCATGTGTCGGTCACCAGCATTCTGAGCAACCCCGAGCAGGATCCGCACCTGTTCGAAGCCAGCCCCAAAACCGCGCGCGCGCTCGCCTCCGCGCAACTGGTCGTCTACAACGGCGCGAACTACGATCCATGGCTGCCCAAGTTGCTCGCCGGCGCGCGCGCAAACCGCCAGGCGCGCACCGAGATCGTCGCCGCCGAGCTGGTGGGCAAGAAGCCGGGCGACAATCCGCACCTGTGGTACCTGCCCGCGACCATGCCGGCGGTGGCGCGTGCGGTCAGTGCGTTCCTCGTACAGGCGGATCCGGCGCACAAGGCCGACTACGCCATCCGACTGACGCAATTTATCGACTCGCTCAAGCCAATCGATGAGAAAATTGCAGCATTGAAACAACGTTATCAAGGCGCGCCGGTGACCGCGACGGAACCCGTGTTCGGCTACATGGCCGAGGCCATCGGCTTGACGATGCGCAACGAACGTTTTCAGCTTGCGGCAATGAACGAGACGGAGCCCAGCGCGGCCGATGTCGCCGCCTTCGAGCGCGACTTGAGGACGCAGCAGGTGAAGGTGCTCATTTACAACAGCCAGGCCAGCGACACGTCGACCCAACGGATGCTGAAGATTGCGCAGCAGTCACATGTGCCGACGGTGCACGTTACCGAAACGGAGCCAGACGGCAAAACGTACCGGCAATGGATGCTGGAACAACTCGACGCCTTGGAAAAGGCATTGCAAGGACAGGCTCAATGA
- a CDS encoding ABC transporter ATP-binding protein has product MQTILSVSNLSKTYASGFQALHDINLDIRRGEIFALLGPNGAGKTTLISIICGIVNPSAGRVTVDGHDIITDYRAARATIGLVPQELTTDTFESVWGTVSFSRGLFGKPADPAHIEKVLKALSLWDKKDNKIRTLSGGMKRRVMIAKALSHEPRILFLDEPTAGVDVELRRDMWRLVRSLRDSGVTIILTTHYIDEAEEMADRIGVIRNGEIILVDQKTELMRKLGKKQLTLQLHMPLQRVPQQLAAYRLELARGGNELIYTYDERAEHAGIIELLRALDDANIAFRDLQTTQSSLEDIFVSLMQERREPSRQEAL; this is encoded by the coding sequence ATGCAAACGATTCTTTCCGTATCCAACCTTTCGAAGACGTATGCGTCTGGGTTTCAGGCGCTGCACGACATCAACCTCGATATCCGGCGTGGCGAAATCTTCGCACTGCTCGGGCCGAACGGCGCGGGCAAGACGACGCTGATCAGCATTATCTGCGGTATCGTCAATCCGAGCGCGGGCCGCGTGACGGTCGACGGCCATGACATCATCACCGATTATCGCGCCGCGCGCGCGACCATTGGGCTGGTGCCGCAAGAGTTGACCACTGACACGTTCGAATCGGTCTGGGGCACGGTCTCGTTCAGCCGCGGCCTGTTCGGCAAGCCGGCCGATCCTGCGCATATCGAAAAAGTGCTCAAGGCGCTGTCGCTCTGGGACAAGAAGGACAACAAGATCCGCACGCTGTCCGGCGGTATGAAGCGGCGCGTGATGATTGCCAAGGCGCTGTCGCACGAGCCGCGTATATTGTTTCTAGATGAGCCGACCGCAGGCGTGGACGTCGAGTTGCGGCGCGACATGTGGCGACTCGTGCGCTCGTTGCGCGACAGCGGCGTGACGATTATCCTGACCACGCACTATATCGATGAAGCGGAGGAGATGGCCGATCGCATCGGCGTGATCCGCAACGGCGAGATCATTCTCGTCGATCAGAAGACCGAGTTGATGCGCAAGCTCGGCAAGAAGCAACTCACGCTGCAACTGCACATGCCGCTGCAGCGCGTCCCGCAGCAGCTTGCTGCATACCGGCTTGAGCTGGCGCGCGGCGGCAACGAGCTAATCTACACTTATGACGAGCGTGCTGAGCACGCGGGTATCATCGAGTTGCTGCGCGCGCTGGATGACGCGAATATCGCGTTCAGGGACTTGCAGACGACGCAAAGCTCGCTGGAGGACATCTTCGTGAGCCTCATGCAAGAGCGCCGCGAACCATCAAGACAGGAGGCGCTGTGA
- a CDS encoding ABC transporter permease has product MNVYAIRAIYRFEMARTWRTLMQSIVSPVISTSLYFIVFGAAIGSRIQHVNGVSYGAFIVPGLIMLSLLTQSISNASFGIYFPRFTGTIYELLSAPVSYVEIVIGYVGAAATKSIMLGLIIFATAHLFVPVQVNHPGFMLLFLLLTAFTFALFGFIIGVWADNFEKLQVVPLLIITPLTFLGGSFYSIDMLPPFWRTVALFNPVVYLVSGFRWSFQGEAEVSIGVCLGVTISCLALFMAIVAWIFKTGYRLKS; this is encoded by the coding sequence ATGAACGTGTATGCGATCCGTGCGATCTATCGCTTCGAGATGGCGCGTACCTGGCGCACGCTGATGCAGAGCATCGTGTCGCCAGTGATTTCAACGTCGCTGTATTTCATCGTGTTCGGTGCGGCCATCGGCTCGCGTATCCAGCATGTCAACGGCGTGAGCTACGGGGCATTCATCGTGCCCGGACTGATCATGCTGTCGCTGCTCACGCAAAGCATTTCGAATGCCTCGTTCGGTATCTACTTTCCGCGTTTCACCGGGACGATCTACGAGCTGCTGTCCGCGCCGGTGTCGTATGTCGAGATCGTGATCGGCTATGTTGGTGCGGCCGCGACCAAGTCGATCATGCTGGGACTGATCATTTTCGCGACGGCCCACCTGTTCGTGCCGGTCCAGGTCAACCATCCGGGTTTCATGTTGTTGTTTCTGCTGCTGACCGCGTTCACATTCGCGCTGTTCGGCTTCATCATCGGCGTGTGGGCCGACAACTTCGAGAAGCTACAGGTCGTGCCGTTGCTGATCATCACGCCGCTAACGTTTCTCGGTGGCAGCTTCTATTCGATCGACATGCTGCCGCCGTTTTGGCGCACGGTGGCACTGTTTAACCCAGTCGTGTATCTGGTCAGCGGATTTCGCTGGAGTTTTCAGGGCGAGGCCGAGGTGAGCATCGGCGTCTGCCTGGGCGTGACGATCTCATGCCTGGCGCTGTTTATGGCGATCGTCGCGTGGATCTTCAAGACCGGGTACCGCCTGAAGAGCTGA